In one Vicugna pacos chromosome 22, VicPac4, whole genome shotgun sequence genomic region, the following are encoded:
- the NR2F6 gene encoding nuclear receptor subfamily 2 group F member 6 translates to MAMVTGGWGGSGGGGDTNGVDKAGGYPRAAEEDSASPPGAASDAEPGDEERPGLQVDCVVCGDKSSGKHYGVFTCEGCKSFFKRSIRRNLSYTCRSNRDCQIDQHHRNQCQYCRLKKCFRVGMRKEAVQRGRIPHSLPGTVAASSGSPPGSALVAAGGDLFPGQPVSELIVQLLRAEPYPAAAGRFGAGAAGAFGTGSGAAGAVLGIDNVCELAARLLFSTVEWARHAPFFPELPVADQVALLRLSWSELFVLNAAQAALPLHTAPLLAAAGLHAAPMAAERAVAFMDQVRAFQEQVDKLGRLQVDSAEYGCLKAIALFTPDACGLSDPAHVESLQEKAQVALTEYVRAQYPSQPQRFGRLLLRLPALRAVPASLISQLFFMRLVGKTPIETLIRDMLLSGSTFNWPYGSGQ, encoded by the exons ATGGCCATGGTGACCGGCGGCTGGGGCGGCtctggcggcggcggcgacaCGAACGGCGTGGACAAGGCAGGCGGCTACCCGCGTGCCGCGGAGGAAGACTCGGCCTCACCACCCGGCGCCGCCAGCGACGCTGAGCCTGGCGACGAGGAGCGGCCGGGGCTGCAGGTGGACTGCGTGGTGTGCGGGGACAAGTCGAGCGGCAAGCACTACGGCGTCTTCACCTGCGAAGGCTGCAAGAGCTTCTTCAAGCGGAGCATCCGCCGCAACCTCAGCTACACCTGCCG GTCCAACCGTGACTGCCAGATCGACCAGCACCACCGGAACCAGTGCCAATACTGCCGCCTCAAGAAGTGCTTCCGGGTGGGCATGAGGAAGGAGG CGGTGCAGCGCGGCCGCATCCCGCACTCGCTGCCTGGCACCGTGGCAGCCTCCTCTGGCAGTCCCCCGGGCTCGGCGCTGGTGGCGGCCGGCGGAGACCTCTTCCCGGGACAGCCTGTGTCGGAACTGATCGTGCAGCTACTGCGCGCCGAGCCCTACCCGGCGGCGGCCGGCCGCTTCGGCGCGGGCGCGGCGGGAGCATTCGGCACAGGGAGCGGCGCGGCGGGCGCGGTGCTGGGCATCGACAACGTGTGCGAGCTGGCGGCGCGGCTGCTCTTCAGTACTGTGGAGTGGGCGCGCCACGCGCCCTTCTTCCCCGAGCTGCCGGTGGCCGACCAGGTGGCGCTGCTGCGCCTCAGCTGGAGCGAGCTCTTCGTGCTGAACGCGGCGCAGGCGGCGCTGCCCCTGCACACGGCGCCACTGCTGGCCGCCGCCGGCCTGCACGCCGCGCCCATGGCCGCCGAGCGCGCCGTGGCCTTCATGGACCAGGTGCgtgccttccaggagcaggtggacaaGTTGGGCCGCCTGCAGGTCGACTCGGCCGAATACGGTTGCCTCAAGGCCATCGCGCTCTTCACGCCCG ATGCCTGTGGCCTCTCAGACCCAGCGCATGTGGAGAGCCTGCAGGAGAAGGCACAGGTGGCCCTCACTGAGTACGTGCGGGCCCAGTACCCATCCCAGCCCCAGCGCTTTGGGCGCCTGCTGCTGCGGCTCCCTGCCCTGCGCGCCGTTCCCGCCTCCCTCATCTCCCAGCTGTTCTTCATGCGCCTGGTGGGCAAGACGCCCATTGAGACATTGATCCGAGACATGCTGCTGTCAGGAAGTACCTTCAACTGGCCCTACGGCTCAGGCCAGTGA